GGCCTCGATCCGATGGGTGGCGGCGGGGGTGGCGGCGGCGGGGGTGCCGGTGGCGGCGGTGGTGGTGGGGGCGGTGGTGCCGGTGGTGGCGGAGGAGCCGGCGATGGCGGGGCTTTGCCTGGCGGATTGAGCCAGTCGGAACTGGCCGCGCTCCTCAAAACGCTTCTCGAGATGTCGGAGTCGGGGAGTTTTGATCCGCGGATGCTGACCCAGTTGCCGGATGAAGAGTTCATGGCCCTGGCCGAAATCCTGGAGACGATTGGCATCGGTCGAGGCAACATGTCGCAGCTTAAGGACATGTACCAGGCCACGGCCGGCGGCCGGCCCGGTCTGAGCCGCGTGGGCGAAGCTCAGAGAGGTTTTGGGCGAGCGGGCGGTCGCAGCGGTCGCGGTGGTGGAGGGACGGCAGAAGGCGGGAACCGTGGCGGGGGCGACCAGGCCTCGGCAGGTCAGGGTCCTCCCGGCGGCGGGCCTCCCGGCAATGTGGGTGACCGGCCAGGCAGGCCCGGTGCCGGTGGAAGGGGCGAAACGGGCGGTGGTCAACCGGGATTCGGCGATCGCAGGCCGGGCGGCGGATCCAGGCCGCCTGGCGGGGTCGATCGACCCTCGGGCCCTGGTGGGCGACAAGACTCGCCGGGGCGGCCGGGTGGCTCGGGTAGAGGAAACAACCCGCGAAACCGCGGCGACAGGAACAGTACGCCCGGTGCTCCGACGCCACGGGACGTTGATCAGCCCTATCCCAGCGTCGGACACTAGGCTCGCAGACGGCAGGCGCGGGGGAGAAGACGGCAAGTTGCTGATGGCGGATATGGATGGGAGATCGCGGAGTGCATTGGGGACCTGCGACTGCAGATTTGAAATTGAAGATTTCAAACCTCGAATTTGAGATTTGACATTTCAAATCCGGGGTTTGAGGTTGCAGGCGTCGGATTCGCGATTTGCGGTTGCAGATACGAGATCTGATGTCCTGAACGCGAGATGGCGGGACGGATGAGCGCGATGTTCGACATCACGAACCGAATACTTCGAGCAAAGGCCGTTGCTCGTGTTTCGGGCTGCGCCGGCGTGGGTCTGTGTACAGCCGGACGGTCGATTAACGCTCGTCCGGCGCGGGCCGCACGCCGCCGAGGCGTCACCTTGCTGGAGGTCCTGTTGTCCCTGACGCTGATCGTCCTGATGATGTCCGGCATTTTCGGTTTCTACAACACCGTCCTGCGGGTGCGGCAGGAAGGCTCGGTTCTGGCCCAGGATGTTCTGCTTACCCGGGCGATTCTCGATCGGATCGCCGACGAGATTCGTCATGCCACGGACATCGTTCCGGGCGACGGAATCGGTTTCCGGGGCGACCGGAACAGTATTACCATCGTGCGCCACCGGATGACGGAGAATTACTCCTACATCGAGTATGATGACACGGCGATCGCGAACCTCCCGCCGCCCCAACTCGATCTGATCCGCATCAAGTATGAGTTGCGCGAAGATCCCGACGAGGTCGACGATGAGGATGGTCTGCCGATTGTCTATGGCCTGTTTCGCTCGGAGCAGAAGGTCTTTGACCCGAACCCGGAAGTCATCGTCGACCTGGACACCGATCTTGGCGAGGCGCAAAAGGACGAAGACCTGCCCATGGACGTTCCCCCGGTGACGACGGAACTGTACGCTCCCGAGATCAAGTACCTGCGATTTCAGTACTTCGACGGGATGCAGTGGCTCGACCAATGGCAGACGGTGGATGAGTTCGGCGGCATCGACATGGGCAAGGCGGCCGCGACCGGAAAGGCAAGCTATGCCCTGCCCCAGGCGGTGATGATCACCATCGGGCGGGTCCGGGCCACCCGGGAGGAACTCGAACTGACCAAGCAGGGGTCCGAGGAGGAAGAGGAGGACGAGATTCATCACCCGGACCGGTTCACCATTGTGGTTCACGTGCTTCAGTCGGATCCGTCGCTGATCACCTCGCGCAAGTTCGGCGTGGCGGACCAGCTCGGCCGCTCGTCGGAGGGCCTGGAATGATGCGACGTCGCGGCATCGTGCTCATTGTCGTGTTGGCGATCATCGCCGTGCTCGGCGTGCTGGCCGGCACGTTCGCCTTCCGCATGAACGCCGAGTTGGCGGCGGTGAAGGCGTCGCAGGACCTGCAACAGGCCCGGCTGGCGGCCCGCTCGGGCATCGATCGGATGATCCACGTTTTGCGCACCGGCCGGACCAACGTGGACGTGTGGTACGACAACCCGGATGATTTCCGGCGTGTGCCCGTTTGGGTCGAAGGTGACGAGACGCTATCGGCCAGTCCGTGGGAGAAGGATGCTGTGCCCGGCGTGGCTGCCTGGCGCTACAGCATCGTCTCTTATCGCGACACCGGACCCGGCGCCCAGGACGTCAAGATGCGCTATGGCCTCACTGATGAGGCCGGCAAGATCAATATTGCCAATCTGGCAAACAAAGCGCTGCGGGCCCAGGTCCTGAGCCTCCTCGACCAGTTGCAGGAGCAGGTCCGGCGTGACAACCTGCTTCCGGAAATGCTCGCTGATTCGCTGATCGACTGGCAGGATCCGGATGACACGCCCATCTCCAGCAACGGGGCCGAAAGCGAGTACTATTATACTCATCGCAGCCCGCGCTACCGGGCCAAGAATCGCCCGCTGCAGTCGATCGACGAGTTGCTCATGATTCGCGGCTTCGACGGGTTGGTCCTCTACGGCGAGGATGCCAATCGCAACGGCTACCTGGATGCCAACGAGGACGACGGGGGCAACGAGATCGACATTTTTCCCCCCGACAACGGCGACGGCAAGCTTTATCGCGGTCTGCTGCCCTACATCACCGTCTTCTCGTGGGACTGGAACACCGCCACCGACAACAAGCCGAAGATCCCGCTCAATTCGGTCTCGACGCAAATGCTCGAACAGCCGCAGTTCCAGTACCTGACGCTCGAGATTCGCCCCGAGATCATCGAGTTCATTGCCGAGGCGAGACAGCGAGGCTACCAGTTCCGATCGGTCGGAGAACTCCTGGGCCTGGAGGTATATGAGAACGGCAAGTCCAACTACACAAAGGCCTGGAGGGAGTATGACGAGCTCATCGACTACCTGAACGAAGATCGCAAAGATACGGGCGAAGGCGAGGGTGAGGGGGAAGGCGAGGGCGAAGGTCAAGGCGGGGGAGGCAATGAGAACGCTGACCGCGGCGGGGGTGCCCCGGGGGGCAACGGACAGGGTGACGGCGGGGGTCCGGGCAAGAGCGATCGTCGCCGACAGAGTGCCCGGCCCGACAGGGGTGATGGGTCGAGCGCGGAGGACGATGATGGCACCGGCGGCGAACCGACCGCCGGCAATCAAGACCGCCGGGGCGATCGAGGTCGAGGCGGGGATCGGCGTTCAGGAGATCGGGTGTCCGGCGGCGAGAATGAGAATGACGATCGCAACGGCCGACCGGACAGGCCCAGAACCTGGAGCGAGCAGCAACGGGACCGAAGCGAGCGACGACGGAATCGAGGGCCTCAGGCTTCGATGCCCGGTGACCAGGATGAAGATGAGCTGGTCGGCACTCCGCTACCCAACCCCATCACCGCCGCGGACATGATTGCGATTTGCGATCGTTTCACGGTGGAGACGGCGCCGGTCATTCCGGGCCTAATCAACGTCAACACGGCCTCGGTGATCGTGCTACAGACGATTCCGGGGCTTTCACCTGAGCAGGCCGCCGCCATCGTTGCTCAGCGGGAGCAGATCAGCGGCGATCAGAAGACGAGCATCGGCTGGCTGGTTGCCAACGGGGTGTTGGATGCCGAGACATTTGCGCTCGTTTCCAATATGCTGACCACGCGATCGATCCAGTTCAGCGCGGATGTGATCGGCTTCGCGGACCACACCGGGACGTTCAAGCGGTTCGAGGTGGTGGTCGAGATGCGCGGGCACCTGGCCCAGATCGTGTATTTCAGGGACATCAGTTCGCTGGGGGCCGGCTACCCGG
The genomic region above belongs to Phycisphaerae bacterium and contains:
- a CDS encoding type II secretion system protein GspK, whose translation is MMRRRGIVLIVVLAIIAVLGVLAGTFAFRMNAELAAVKASQDLQQARLAARSGIDRMIHVLRTGRTNVDVWYDNPDDFRRVPVWVEGDETLSASPWEKDAVPGVAAWRYSIVSYRDTGPGAQDVKMRYGLTDEAGKINIANLANKALRAQVLSLLDQLQEQVRRDNLLPEMLADSLIDWQDPDDTPISSNGAESEYYYTHRSPRYRAKNRPLQSIDELLMIRGFDGLVLYGEDANRNGYLDANEDDGGNEIDIFPPDNGDGKLYRGLLPYITVFSWDWNTATDNKPKIPLNSVSTQMLEQPQFQYLTLEIRPEIIEFIAEARQRGYQFRSVGELLGLEVYENGKSNYTKAWREYDELIDYLNEDRKDTGEGEGEGEGEGEGQGGGGNENADRGGGAPGGNGQGDGGGPGKSDRRRQSARPDRGDGSSAEDDDGTGGEPTAGNQDRRGDRGRGGDRRSGDRVSGGENENDDRNGRPDRPRTWSEQQRDRSERRRNRGPQASMPGDQDEDELVGTPLPNPITAADMIAICDRFTVETAPVIPGLINVNTASVIVLQTIPGLSPEQAAAIVAQREQISGDQKTSIGWLVANGVLDAETFALVSNMLTTRSIQFSADVIGFADHTGTFKRFEVVVEMRGHLAQIVYFRDISSLGAGYPVWNDKQGEGLSYDDL